The nucleotide window GAGCATCCGCTGGGGTGTCACAATCCGCGAGTGCCCGACAGAAAGGCCATGGAGGCCATCCTCTTGGTGTTGCGCACGGGGATGCAGTGGCAGGCGCTCAAGGCCACCGGAATCTGCCACCCGTCATCGGCCTACCGGAGGTTCCGGGAATGGGCCGAGGCCGGAGTGTTCCGCGAGTTCTGGCGCTTGGGGCTTGT belongs to Stigmatella erecta and includes:
- a CDS encoding transposase, with amino-acid sequence MPEEVWAKLEPLLPPRPEHPLGCHNPRVPDRKAMEAILLVLRTGMQWQALKATGICHPSSAYRRFREWAEAGVFREFWRLGLVAYDQMRGIEWKWMSLDGAMTKAPLGGQKTGPNPT